In Ferroplasma sp., a single window of DNA contains:
- a CDS encoding amidohydrolase, whose product MEIDEYIIKTREYFHEYPELSFKEYKTADKIEEELKAMGLAPKRITETGIIADIKGKGNKTVAIRADIDALPVTEENKVQYVSRNEGVMHACGHDTHMAMLLGAAKMLIADKEKLNGNIRLIFQPAEELPPGGAVDMIKHGALDNVDYIIGQHIMGFLPAGHVAIYYKEMMANADEFDITVHGKGGHGSAPQDAIDAIYITAHLVEMLNTIVSREIDPRDPAVITVGTINAGYRYNIIAAHSKLTGTVRTFSLEVQEKIIKRIKDVLEGLKSTYGIEYEYEYKKGYPVLINNEKISRDIEEVAEKILGKENIEHPKPDMGGEDFAYYLQKIPGAYYFFGAKNVKKGINSPNHSPTFDVDEDQLYTGARILKEAAMSILNK is encoded by the coding sequence ATGGAAATAGATGAATATATAATAAAGACCAGGGAATATTTTCATGAATATCCTGAACTGAGCTTCAAAGAATATAAGACAGCAGATAAAATTGAGGAGGAGCTGAAGGCAATGGGCCTTGCCCCTAAAAGGATAACCGAAACAGGAATAATAGCAGATATAAAGGGGAAGGGAAACAAAACCGTGGCAATCAGGGCAGATATAGATGCATTACCGGTAACAGAGGAAAATAAGGTGCAGTATGTATCCAGGAATGAGGGAGTTATGCATGCCTGCGGTCATGATACACACATGGCAATGCTTCTGGGCGCAGCCAAAATGCTTATTGCAGATAAGGAAAAATTGAATGGGAATATAAGGCTGATTTTCCAGCCTGCTGAGGAATTGCCTCCAGGAGGTGCCGTGGATATGATAAAACACGGTGCACTTGATAATGTTGATTACATCATCGGACAGCATATAATGGGATTTCTGCCAGCCGGCCATGTGGCAATATACTATAAGGAGATGATGGCAAATGCTGATGAGTTTGATATCACAGTACATGGAAAGGGCGGACATGGTTCTGCCCCGCAGGATGCAATAGATGCCATATATATCACTGCACACCTGGTAGAAATGCTGAATACTATAGTATCCAGGGAAATAGACCCCAGGGACCCTGCAGTGATAACAGTTGGAACCATAAATGCAGGATATAGATATAACATAATAGCTGCACATTCCAAACTAACGGGTACAGTGAGAACGTTCAGCCTGGAGGTGCAGGAAAAGATAATAAAAAGAATTAAAGATGTCTTGGAGGGATTGAAATCAACCTATGGAATAGAATATGAGTATGAATATAAGAAAGGTTACCCTGTTTTAATAAATAATGAAAAAATATCCAGAGATATAGAAGAGGTGGCTGAAAAAATTTTGGGAAAGGAGAATATCGAACATCCGAAGCCGGATATGGGCGGGGAAGATTTTGCATACTACCTCCAGAAGATACCGGGAGCCTATTATTTCTTCGGTGCCAAGAATGTTAAGAAAGGGATAAATTCACCAAATCACTCTCCCACATTTGATGTGGATGAGGATCAGCTATATACAGGAGCCAGAATACTGAAAGAGGCGGCAATGAGCATTCTTAATAAATAG
- the katG gene encoding catalase/peroxidase HPI, with protein MENDDNKCPVIHSAGRGMSLREWWPERLDLSILRQNSVESIPYGRDFDYAKEFSRLDLDNVKKDIIGIFSDSQGWWPADFGNYGPLLIRMAWHAAGTYRVTDGRGGAGHAQQRFPPVNSWPDNILLDRARRILWPVKQKYGRKLSWGDLMILAGNTALESMGFKTFGFGGGREDVYESDISVYWGPEKQWLSNERHTGEGNLMVPLAADHMGLIYVNPEGPNGEPDPEKAARYIRQTFARMAMNDEETVALIAGGHTFGKTHGAGPTSYVGPEPEAAPIENQGIGWVSSYKSGKGDDTIGGGPEVTWTETPTKWSMGFLENLFKYEWELEKSPAGAWQFVAKDAEANIPYAHDIQKKKKPTMLVTDLALRYDPIYEKISRFYLENPDKFAEAFARAWFKLTHRDMGPKSRLLGPYVPKEDLIWQDPIPAVDHRLVDREDISKLKSSILRSGLIIRDLVYTAWSSASTFRGSDYRGGANGARLRLEPMKSWKINQPEQLKKVLQTLENIGENFNETAKDGKKISMADLIVLGGCAAVEEAARRAGFNIEVPFIPGRTDARPDQTDPDNVAVLEPRADGFRNYRDPEYMRGVQDEFLLVDKAQLLTLTVPEMTVLLGGMRVLDSNYGHSQDGVFTETPGVLTNDFFLNLLDMNIEWKPMDESRNRFEGIERNTGKRLFTANRADLIFGAHSELRAVAEVYGSNDGKKKFVEDFAKAWEKVMNLDRFDVHH; from the coding sequence ATGGAAAATGATGATAATAAATGCCCTGTGATTCATTCAGCAGGAAGAGGAATGTCATTGAGAGAGTGGTGGCCTGAAAGACTTGATCTCTCAATACTGAGGCAAAATTCAGTGGAATCCATTCCATACGGTAGGGATTTTGATTATGCAAAAGAATTTAGCAGGCTGGACCTGGACAATGTAAAGAAAGACATAATTGGCATTTTTAGTGATTCACAGGGATGGTGGCCAGCAGATTTTGGCAATTATGGGCCCCTATTAATAAGGATGGCCTGGCATGCAGCTGGAACATACAGAGTTACAGATGGAAGGGGTGGAGCCGGACATGCACAGCAGAGATTCCCTCCTGTAAATAGCTGGCCCGACAACATTCTGCTTGATAGGGCTAGAAGGATTCTCTGGCCAGTGAAGCAGAAGTATGGAAGGAAACTGTCATGGGGAGATCTGATGATCCTTGCGGGCAATACAGCCCTTGAGAGCATGGGTTTCAAGACATTTGGATTTGGAGGTGGTCGTGAAGACGTATACGAATCGGACATTTCCGTATATTGGGGACCAGAAAAGCAGTGGCTCTCAAACGAAAGACATACAGGTGAGGGTAACCTCATGGTACCTCTAGCTGCGGATCACATGGGACTCATATATGTTAATCCCGAAGGCCCAAATGGAGAACCAGATCCGGAGAAAGCGGCGAGGTATATTAGACAAACATTTGCAAGAATGGCGATGAACGACGAGGAAACAGTTGCGCTCATAGCGGGTGGTCATACCTTTGGAAAAACCCACGGGGCGGGGCCAACATCATATGTGGGACCTGAGCCCGAGGCTGCACCAATTGAAAACCAGGGGATTGGTTGGGTCAGTTCATATAAATCGGGTAAGGGTGATGACACAATAGGCGGTGGCCCTGAAGTAACCTGGACGGAAACGCCTACGAAATGGAGCATGGGGTTTCTGGAAAATCTGTTCAAGTATGAGTGGGAACTAGAAAAGAGTCCAGCAGGTGCGTGGCAGTTTGTTGCCAAGGACGCTGAAGCAAATATACCATACGCGCATGACATCCAAAAGAAAAAAAAGCCAACCATGCTTGTGACCGATCTTGCTCTAAGATATGACCCAATCTACGAGAAAATATCAAGATTTTACCTTGAAAACCCGGATAAATTTGCAGAGGCATTTGCAAGGGCTTGGTTTAAGCTTACACATCGTGACATGGGGCCAAAGTCAAGACTGCTTGGACCATATGTACCAAAGGAAGACCTGATCTGGCAGGATCCCATTCCCGCTGTAGATCATAGATTAGTTGATAGGGAGGATATTTCCAAACTGAAATCTTCTATACTGCGTTCTGGCCTTATCATAAGGGATTTGGTGTATACCGCGTGGTCTTCCGCTTCAACATTCAGGGGTTCCGACTATAGAGGGGGAGCCAATGGTGCAAGATTAAGACTTGAACCGATGAAGAGCTGGAAGATAAATCAGCCTGAACAGTTGAAAAAGGTTCTGCAGACATTGGAGAATATAGGAGAAAATTTTAACGAAACAGCAAAGGACGGCAAGAAGATTTCAATGGCTGATCTAATAGTTCTCGGTGGTTGTGCCGCAGTGGAGGAGGCTGCGAGAAGAGCAGGGTTCAATATTGAAGTGCCATTCATACCTGGAAGAACAGATGCTCGACCTGATCAGACAGATCCTGACAACGTAGCAGTACTTGAACCGAGAGCTGACGGTTTCAGAAACTATCGAGACCCTGAATATATGAGGGGTGTTCAGGACGAGTTTCTCTTGGTGGATAAGGCACAGCTATTAACCTTAACCGTTCCGGAGATGACTGTACTGCTTGGGGGCATGAGAGTTTTAGATTCCAATTATGGACATTCTCAGGATGGAGTGTTTACAGAAACTCCAGGGGTGCTTACCAATGACTTCTTCCTAAATCTTCTTGACATGAACATTGAATGGAAGCCGATGGATGAATCCAGGAATCGCTTTGAGGGAATAGAAAGGAATACCGGGAAACGCCTGTTCACTGCTAATCGTGCTGACCTCATCTTTGGAGCACATTCAGAACTTAGAGCTGTAGCAGAGGTTTATGGAAGCAATGATGGAAAAAAGAAATTTGTCGAAGACTTCGCTAAAGCCTGGGAAAAGGTAATGAACCTTGACAGGTTTGATGTCCACCATTAA
- the purN gene encoding phosphoribosylglycinamide formyltransferase, producing MFSIVVLASGNGSNFQAVVDAIDNGVIGNAKISKLISNNKRAYVLERARENGIESIIVDTKNSDYNKIISTVLEAENPDIILLDGYMRILPDYIIDRYPFKIINLHPSLLPAFGGRGYYGSKVHEAVIKSGTRYSGCTVHFATNDVDNGPIIDQRIVEVTDDDTPESLEEKVHVEEHKSLVYSINLIMTGKYSINGKRVLRE from the coding sequence ATGTTCAGTATAGTGGTACTTGCATCAGGCAATGGTTCAAATTTTCAGGCAGTTGTGGACGCAATTGATAACGGTGTCATAGGCAATGCAAAAATTTCTAAACTTATATCCAACAACAAAAGGGCTTATGTTCTTGAACGGGCCAGGGAAAATGGGATAGAATCTATCATTGTGGACACAAAAAACAGTGATTACAATAAAATTATATCCACAGTTCTGGAGGCAGAAAATCCAGATATCATCCTGCTTGATGGATACATGAGGATTCTTCCAGATTATATAATAGATAGGTATCCATTCAAAATCATAAACCTGCATCCATCACTTCTTCCTGCCTTCGGTGGGAGGGGCTATTATGGGTCAAAGGTTCATGAGGCTGTAATAAAATCTGGTACAAGATATTCTGGATGCACGGTGCACTTTGCCACAAATGATGTTGACAATGGCCCCATCATAGACCAGAGGATTGTGGAAGTAACAGATGACGATACCCCTGAAAGCCTTGAGGAGAAGGTTCACGTGGAAGAGCATAAATCCCTGGTATACTCTATTAATCTGATCATGACAGGAAAGTACAGTATTAATGGAAAAAGGGTTTTAAGAGAATGA
- a CDS encoding AsnC family transcriptional regulator produces the protein MADRLDMEIARYLLDNSKLSIRDLGKLCGVSPGTIRNRLQKMEGDKEIIAYTTRFQVKKLGIDEAILGLDIMPEQYTKTLETLKDFVFVKSLFSTSGDHSAIAIIVSGLYGMDLNQCILEIENTAGVRNVYPSIVNSTLK, from the coding sequence ATGGCTGACAGGCTGGATATGGAAATAGCCAGGTATCTGCTTGACAATTCTAAGCTGTCAATAAGGGATCTGGGAAAGCTCTGTGGCGTAAGCCCTGGGACAATACGGAATCGTCTTCAGAAGATGGAAGGCGATAAGGAAATAATAGCATATACCACAAGGTTTCAGGTCAAAAAACTGGGCATAGACGAGGCAATACTGGGACTCGACATCATGCCTGAACAGTATACAAAGACACTGGAAACACTAAAGGATTTCGTTTTTGTAAAGAGCTTATTTTCAACATCTGGAGACCATTCTGCAATAGCGATAATTGTATCGGGGCTGTATGGAATGGATCTTAACCAGTGCATACTGGAAATAGAAAACACAGCCGGTGTAAGAAATGTTTACCCCTCAATTGTAAACAGCACCCTGAAATAA
- a CDS encoding ornithine cyclodeaminase has translation MITYLNDSDVKNNLPVKECASELREAFISCGKNESSSSPRDRICRKDFVFSTMPAFYGKRGIAGLKTYIAGKNGYRFFVLIFESEHPERLFAIDANVLGQIRTGAVAAMVTSEIVKKKRINYTVIGSGFQAESQFAAISEFYDIDDAYVYSRNIDHARKFAEKFGNKIKPVKSLECLSESDVISSATDTVKPIFNYSMLGKNYHINLIGANVLGSREADKDVMEKSDTVLEENSEQSELESSEISEIGNRHNVVNLSEFLLQPGKYQGNKTVFKCLGIGLEDLAAGYILLKNMNLL, from the coding sequence ATGATAACCTATCTGAATGACTCCGACGTTAAAAATAATCTTCCCGTGAAAGAATGCGCCTCTGAGCTAAGGGAGGCATTTATCTCATGTGGAAAAAACGAATCATCCTCTTCTCCCAGGGACAGAATATGCAGGAAGGATTTTGTTTTCAGCACGATGCCTGCATTTTACGGTAAACGTGGAATAGCAGGGCTGAAGACATATATAGCGGGAAAGAATGGATACAGATTCTTTGTTTTAATATTTGAATCAGAACACCCTGAAAGGTTGTTTGCCATTGACGCAAACGTACTTGGCCAGATCAGGACAGGAGCAGTTGCCGCCATGGTAACATCAGAAATTGTGAAAAAGAAAAGAATAAACTATACAGTGATAGGGTCTGGATTTCAGGCAGAATCCCAGTTCGCAGCAATTTCAGAGTTTTATGATATTGATGATGCGTATGTATATTCAAGGAACATTGATCATGCAAGAAAATTTGCTGAAAAATTCGGGAATAAAATAAAACCAGTAAAAAGTTTGGAATGCCTTTCCGAATCAGATGTAATTTCATCGGCAACAGATACAGTAAAACCAATTTTTAATTATTCCATGCTCGGGAAAAATTACCATATAAACTTAATAGGAGCAAATGTTCTTGGAAGCCGTGAGGCAGATAAGGATGTAATGGAAAAATCCGATACTGTCCTGGAGGAAAACTCAGAACAGTCTGAGCTGGAATCATCAGAAATTTCTGAAATAGGGAACAGGCACAATGTTGTCAATCTCTCTGAATTTCTGCTGCAACCAGGCAAATACCAGGGGAATAAAACAGTTTTCAAATGCCTGGGAATCGGGCTCGAGGATCTTGCTGCCGGGTATATATTATTGAAAAATATGAATTTACTATAA
- a CDS encoding proline racemase family protein: MSLKSELTLDVIDTHTEGEPTRIIFWNDIPKNLPDALSVRNYFIQHYDYIRTTLLQEPRGHKDQFGAVLLPPVNPGSNYTVIYPTTDSYLDMCGHATIGVSTALVALGYVEYEGSEKVITYDTVAGTVKARVRVENGEPVSVSIVDVKSYFVKKISIDIEGKSIPVNISYGGNFYAIVESDSLGIGVEPANIGKLLEYGKIIREKSKQTIREMYRDSKKNLEPLAMITDSRHDYRAVVTFAGNSFDRSPCGTGTAARAALLVHDGKLDVNGQYTNESIIGSRFTCRIISSEKVNGNIIIVPEITGRAWITQLCKIIVNPEDPLKHGFLVQ, from the coding sequence ATGAGCCTCAAATCTGAATTAACCCTTGATGTTATAGATACACATACTGAGGGTGAACCCACACGTATAATTTTCTGGAATGATATACCTAAAAATCTGCCGGACGCATTATCAGTAAGGAACTATTTCATCCAGCACTATGATTATATAAGGACAACTTTACTTCAGGAGCCCAGGGGGCACAAGGACCAGTTCGGTGCTGTGCTGCTTCCTCCGGTAAATCCGGGAAGCAACTACACGGTAATATACCCGACAACAGATTCATATCTGGATATGTGCGGGCATGCCACAATAGGCGTAAGCACCGCACTGGTTGCACTTGGATATGTTGAATATGAAGGAAGTGAAAAAGTAATTACATATGATACCGTGGCAGGTACGGTGAAGGCAAGGGTGAGGGTAGAGAATGGAGAACCGGTCTCAGTATCCATAGTGGATGTAAAATCCTATTTTGTAAAGAAAATCAGCATAGACATTGAGGGAAAAAGCATACCTGTAAACATATCATACGGTGGCAATTTCTATGCCATAGTGGAGTCTGATTCTTTAGGAATTGGTGTTGAACCTGCAAACATAGGAAAACTTCTGGAATACGGAAAAATCATCAGGGAAAAATCAAAGCAGACCATCAGGGAGATGTACCGGGATAGTAAAAAAAATCTCGAGCCTTTAGCGATGATTACAGATAGCAGGCACGATTACCGTGCAGTTGTTACCTTTGCAGGGAATAGCTTTGACAGGTCTCCATGTGGAACAGGTACAGCTGCAAGGGCTGCATTGCTTGTCCATGATGGAAAACTGGATGTGAACGGGCAGTACACCAATGAATCCATAATAGGGTCCAGATTTACGTGCAGAATAATCTCATCTGAAAAGGTTAACGGCAATATTATCATTGTGCCGGAAATTACAGGAAGGGCATGGATTACACAGCTATGCAAAATTATAGTGAATCCTGAAGATCCATTGAAACATGGATTTCTTGTACAGTGA
- a CDS encoding PIN domain-containing protein, with product MTILVDTNVLVYDSIENSPHHDNASKIIDKSGDPLINSLSIIELGFVLPRYGLDNESVQMKLEELLHSDYFTVSWLSRGMLEGASTFIAENGLTFRDFNDWIIAFDAHSRNVPLVTFDKTLSKKCKKMGVQVIEI from the coding sequence ATGACAATACTGGTTGACACAAATGTTCTGGTATATGACTCTATAGAAAATTCCCCACATCATGACAATGCAAGTAAGATTATCGATAAGTCTGGGGATCCCCTGATAAATTCGCTTTCGATCATTGAACTTGGCTTCGTGCTTCCTAGATACGGACTAGACAATGAAAGTGTTCAGATGAAGCTTGAAGAGTTATTGCACAGCGATTACTTCACAGTTTCCTGGCTATCGAGGGGCATGCTCGAAGGGGCGTCTACATTCATTGCTGAAAACGGCCTCACTTTCAGGGATTTCAACGATTGGATAATCGCCTTTGACGCACATTCAAGAAATGTACCCTTAGTGACTTTTGATAAGACCCTGTCCAAAAAATGCAAGAAGATGGGCGTACAAGTTATTGAGATATGA
- a CDS encoding peroxiredoxin, with protein MENRMPLIGEKFPEMEVVTTQGTKKLPDDYKGKWFMLFSHPGDFTPVCTTEFFSFAQRSDEFQKLNTELIGLSVDSKISHMEWINWIHDNLKIDVKFPIIADPMGNVARSLGMIHAESATSTVRAVFIVDDKSIVRAILYYPLEIGRNVSEILRMIKALQMVDKFKVATPANWPDNEIIGNSFINPPPATMADIPERMKKYKGYAWWLTYKDAPKEDVDEAKKVSRMKEVN; from the coding sequence ATGGAAAACAGAATGCCTTTGATAGGAGAGAAGTTCCCAGAAATGGAAGTTGTAACCACACAGGGAACAAAGAAATTGCCGGACGATTACAAGGGAAAATGGTTCATGCTGTTCAGCCATCCCGGAGATTTTACACCGGTGTGCACCACAGAGTTCTTCTCATTTGCACAGAGAAGCGATGAATTCCAGAAGCTGAATACAGAACTTATAGGCCTCAGTGTTGATTCAAAGATATCGCATATGGAATGGATCAACTGGATACATGACAACCTGAAAATAGATGTAAAGTTCCCCATAATAGCAGACCCTATGGGTAATGTTGCAAGGTCACTGGGAATGATCCATGCAGAATCTGCAACATCCACAGTAAGGGCTGTATTCATAGTAGACGATAAATCCATTGTAAGGGCAATATTATACTATCCACTGGAAATAGGGAGGAACGTATCTGAAATACTGCGTATGATAAAGGCACTGCAGATGGTGGATAAGTTCAAGGTTGCAACCCCTGCGAACTGGCCTGACAATGAAATAATAGGGAACTCTTTCATAAATCCCCCGCCGGCAACCATGGCTGATATACCGGAAAGAATGAAAAAGTACAAGGGATACGCCTGGTGGCTTACCTATAAGGATGCACCGAAAGAGGATGTTGATGAGGCAAAGAAGGTTTCAAGAATGAAGGAGGTGAATTAA
- a CDS encoding LysE family translocator: MFLYSYALGIILGLSLAGPPGSVNSIIANESLKSRLHGMGVGFGAMTADLTFFFIVYITNGIISPVILKIIYIAGGAFMLYLGFSVMRSRMPSKTRKGNYFLGLTMGLTNPFQIIWWFTAGFFLLKELSIFSVTGLFSGIIIWIFIFPYVVWRFGTGYEKYIKIISAAIIFGFAIYILYAGTLLIIK; the protein is encoded by the coding sequence ATGTTCCTTTATTCCTATGCACTGGGTATAATTCTGGGCCTATCGCTGGCAGGCCCTCCAGGATCAGTGAATTCTATAATAGCAAATGAATCATTAAAATCAAGACTTCATGGCATGGGGGTAGGATTTGGTGCAATGACCGCCGATTTGACCTTCTTTTTTATAGTGTATATAACAAATGGCATTATAAGCCCCGTAATACTCAAGATAATTTATATTGCCGGAGGGGCTTTCATGCTCTATCTCGGATTCTCCGTGATGAGGTCAAGAATGCCATCAAAGACCAGGAAGGGGAATTACTTTCTTGGCCTGACAATGGGACTTACCAATCCATTCCAGATAATATGGTGGTTTACAGCAGGTTTCTTTCTACTGAAGGAGCTAAGCATATTTTCCGTTACAGGATTATTCTCTGGAATAATTATATGGATATTCATATTTCCCTATGTGGTATGGCGCTTCGGAACAGGATACGAAAAATACATTAAAATTATCTCTGCCGCTATTATATTCGGCTTTGCAATATACATACTCTATGCAGGAACACTTTTGATTATAAAATGA
- a CDS encoding replication factor C small subunit, giving the protein MLNIWTEKYRPTKLSDVIGEKENINRLNAYVKDKNIPHLIFAGSQGTGKTSTAIALAISLFGDSWKENFMELNASNDRGIDIIRENIKNFAKIRPSNDLGFKIIFLDEADHLTGDAQAALRRTMEMFYNTTRFIFSCNYSSKIIPPIQSRCVVLRFKPIDRESMKGRLKDIASKEGFEIDDDSLDAIYEISDGDMRKAINILQAVKLSGKVSATGIYEISGEVNRDEFKNLINMAVEGNFNDARNYLDKMLIEYGLSGIDIIKGMHSSIRAEHIAPKQKLAIIMALAEAEFRIVEGGTDSIQMDALLARLSHIGSEIN; this is encoded by the coding sequence ATGCTAAATATCTGGACAGAAAAATACAGGCCAACAAAACTATCCGATGTCATAGGTGAAAAAGAAAATATCAACAGATTAAATGCCTATGTCAAAGATAAGAATATACCACATCTCATATTTGCAGGTTCACAGGGCACAGGCAAAACATCTACTGCCATCGCACTTGCAATTTCATTATTTGGAGATTCATGGAAAGAAAATTTTATGGAATTGAATGCATCAAATGACCGGGGCATAGATATTATAAGGGAAAATATCAAGAATTTTGCAAAGATAAGGCCATCCAACGATCTAGGCTTCAAGATAATATTTTTGGATGAGGCTGACCACCTGACAGGCGATGCCCAGGCAGCACTGAGAAGAACCATGGAAATGTTCTACAATACAACAAGATTCATATTCTCATGCAATTACTCATCGAAGATTATACCACCGATCCAGTCAAGATGCGTTGTACTGAGGTTCAAGCCCATTGACCGTGAATCAATGAAGGGCAGGTTGAAGGATATAGCATCGAAGGAGGGTTTTGAAATAGATGATGATTCCCTGGATGCCATATACGAGATTTCCGATGGGGATATGAGAAAGGCAATAAATATTCTCCAGGCTGTTAAATTGTCAGGGAAGGTCAGTGCCACCGGAATATACGAAATTTCCGGTGAGGTAAATAGAGATGAGTTCAAGAATTTAATAAATATGGCAGTTGAAGGCAATTTCAACGATGCCAGGAACTACCTTGACAAGATGCTCATTGAATACGGCCTTTCCGGGATAGATATAATAAAGGGTATGCACTCATCCATAAGGGCAGAGCATATAGCACCTAAGCAGAAGCTTGCCATTATTATGGCACTGGCCGAGGCTGAATTCAGGATAGTAGAGGGTGGAACTGACAGCATACAGATGGATGCACTTCTTGCCCGGCTTTCCCACATCGGCAGTGAGATCAATTAG
- a CDS encoding YeeE/YedE thiosulfate transporter family protein, whose product MISVTAWEWIGLFIGMLIGGLAEAWGISNPEVLIRLGRWKDRLFVGCIAIAIGAGALALYGLAALGVSFHWGVKPDYVWGVALGAAIFGTGIAISGYVPGTVWMALGEGRRDAVYAVLGGLLGAASWTLIYQTSFGHWLVTYDNFGQIYFGGTVDTDLYVGFGIAIVWAIIMFSVAYFLPRYKGGKSCAYNSLHKEKTLSPEEQGKYVETAGMLLEGASMPLGKHNLPEKVNYHWTVSSKLFGVVMMSVGIIIGLTVVLEMFLHQIFGESTTYSWIVAKIWLPAGTWKYSTLVVHTIGWEPFSDIGTLFGAFLASIFFTRRFQSFNNVIPPSWEKRFGNSQIKRAAGAFSGAFLMLLGARMADGCASGHILSGDLQMAVSSLEFFIIVMISLLIVAHIIYRKVVD is encoded by the coding sequence ATGATTTCCGTAACAGCATGGGAATGGATTGGCCTATTCATCGGCATGTTAATTGGTGGCCTGGCAGAGGCATGGGGTATTTCAAACCCGGAAGTTTTGATCAGGCTAGGCAGATGGAAAGACCGTTTATTTGTAGGATGTATAGCAATTGCAATCGGTGCAGGTGCACTGGCATTATACGGACTTGCAGCGCTTGGAGTATCCTTCCACTGGGGAGTTAAGCCTGACTATGTATGGGGAGTTGCACTGGGTGCAGCCATATTCGGAACAGGAATAGCAATATCAGGATACGTCCCGGGTACAGTCTGGATGGCCCTCGGTGAAGGCAGGAGAGATGCGGTATATGCTGTCCTGGGCGGACTGCTTGGTGCGGCATCATGGACATTGATTTATCAGACATCCTTCGGGCACTGGCTTGTAACATACGATAATTTTGGCCAGATCTACTTCGGTGGAACCGTTGACACAGATCTGTATGTAGGTTTCGGTATAGCAATTGTATGGGCAATTATCATGTTTTCAGTGGCGTACTTCCTTCCAAGATATAAGGGCGGGAAAAGCTGTGCTTATAATTCGCTTCACAAGGAGAAAACCCTAAGTCCGGAGGAACAGGGCAAATACGTGGAAACGGCGGGAATGCTTCTTGAAGGTGCCTCAATGCCCCTGGGCAAGCATAATCTTCCGGAGAAGGTGAATTACCATTGGACGGTTTCATCCAAGCTCTTCGGAGTTGTCATGATGTCTGTGGGCATAATAATAGGATTGACTGTGGTGCTTGAAATGTTCCTGCACCAGATATTCGGAGAATCAACAACATATTCGTGGATAGTTGCAAAAATCTGGCTTCCTGCAGGCACATGGAAATACAGCACACTGGTTGTACATACTATAGGATGGGAGCCATTCAGTGATATAGGCACATTATTCGGTGCATTCCTGGCATCCATATTCTTTACAAGGAGGTTCCAGTCATTCAATAATGTGATACCCCCTTCATGGGAGAAGAGATTCGGGAACAGCCAGATAAAAAGAGCAGCAGGTGCATTCTCCGGTGCTTTCCTTATGCTACTGGGTGCAAGAATGGCAGATGGATGTGCATCAGGGCATATACTTAGCGGAGATTTGCAGATGGCAGTAAGCAGCCTGGAATTCTTCATAATCGTGATGATATCACTGCTGATTGTTGCACACATAATATACAGAAAGGTGGTGGATTAA
- a CDS encoding ferritin: MPMYETENSLDEKTKDMSRARQSLIEEMQAIMFYDERLDATKDPVLKDVIKHNRDDEKEHFSLLLEYLRRNDPELDRELKEILFSKKELKELGD; this comes from the coding sequence ATGCCAATGTATGAAACAGAAAACAGCTTAGATGAGAAAACAAAGGATATGTCAAGGGCCAGGCAGTCCTTAATAGAGGAAATGCAGGCAATAATGTTCTATGATGAGAGATTAGATGCAACAAAGGACCCTGTATTGAAGGATGTAATAAAACATAACAGGGATGATGAGAAGGAGCATTTCTCGCTTCTCCTTGAGTACCTGAGAAGGAATGACCCTGAGCTAGACAGGGAATTAAAAGAAATACTATTCTCCAAAAAGGAATTAAAAGAACTAGGAGATTAA